ACCTGGAGTTCTGGTGTTGATCGATTTTATGCGACCAGAGAGTTTAACATATATGACAGTGATAGAAAATTATTGGTACAAGCATCTACTCAATGGGTGTTTTGCCATATTCTTAAACGGAAACCTGCAAGGGTACCCGATATAATCAGTGCAGTCTACGATTCAGAAGATGAACATAATTTTTACCATTTTCATGATTTTAAAGATGAAGTACAGGCAGATGAAGCAATAGAATTCCGTGTTAGAAAATCTGATATTGACTTTAATCATCATGTGAATAATGTAAAGTACTTAAATTGGATGCTGGAGGTTTTACCAAAACAGTTCGAAGATCAATATTTGTATGAACTAGATATTCAGTACAAAAAAGAAATCAAACAGGGCAGTTTAATAAAATCAGAAGTTTCTATGGATATAGAAGGAGAAGAAACCGTTTGTTATCATAAGATAACGAGCAATAGTGTTTTGCATGCCTTTGGAAGAAGTGTGTGGAAAAACAGAAAGTAGCAGTGAAGCATCTATAAAAAAATCGCACGGGAATTTTCCAATGCGATTTTTTTATTCAGTACACGTCTAAGAAAGCTTTATTTTATTTCGCCTGTGGAGCAATCTATCTTTGCCACACCAGAGTCATCGATTTTTACAATACAGTCATTAAAATTATTATTCAAGAACACACTACCATAAGTTTTAAATCCACCATCTAGGTTTTTAACTTTAAATCCATTTTGCACTAGAATTCTGGCTGCATTATATCCTCGAATACCAACCTGACAATAAATATGAATTACTTTGTCCTTTGGCAATTCATTGAAGCGGCTTCTGAGTTCACCGAGAGGGATGTGGATAGAGCCCTGAATAGCGCCTAAATGATACTCTATTGTTTCTCGAACATCCAGTAATATACCGCCATTTTTGACAATATCATCAATTTCATGCCATTGTACAGTATCAATGAGGCCATCCATCATGTTTGCTGCAACGAACCCCAACATATTTACAGGATCTTTAGCAGATGAAAAAGGAGGTGCATAGGCCAGTTCTAATTCTTTTAAATCCACAGCGGACATTTTAGCAGCAATGGCCGTAGCAATTACATCGATTCTCTTTTCGGTTCCATCGTAGCCAACGGCTTGTGCACCAAAAATTTTTCCTGTACTTGGATCAAACAACATCTTCATAGAGATTGGCAAAGCACCAGGATAATATCCAGCATGGGAGCCGGGATGAATATGGATTGCTTCATAGCTCACTTCATTGGATTTTAAAAGCTTTTCATTGTTACCGGTAGAGGCTACAGTCATATCAAATACTTTAACAACGGATGTTCCCATGGTACCGACGTACTTTTCAAATTTTCCACAAATGTTGTTTGCCACAATTCTCCCTTGCTTGTTAGCGGGTCCAGCTAAAGGAATCATAGCAGGTTTTCCGCTAATAAAATCAGTCACTTCAATGGCATCACCGATGGCATAGATGCTCTCGTTGGAAGTCTGAAGATATTCATTTACCTGAATCGCACCTCTTTCATTCAGCTTCAGTCCAGCATCTTTTGCAATCTGAGTTTCTGGTCGAACGCCAATTGCGAAAACAATTAAGTCTGTTTCTATTTCTTTTCCACTTTGCAGAACAATTCGATTACCCCGATTCTCAAAAGATTTTACGCCGTCGCCTAAGATTAAATCCACTCCCTTGGACTGGATATGATTGTGTAGGATTGCGGCCATTTCATAGTCGATGGGACCTAGAATCTGATCAGATGCTTCCACGATGGTTACCTTTAAACCTCTGTGATGTAGATTTTCTGCCATTTCAATACCAATGAATCCACCACCAATTACAACAGCAGATTTTGGAGCGCTATGGTCTACAAAGGATTTAATTGCATCTGTATCGGGTATATTGCGTAATGTAAATAAATTCTCCGCTTCACTGATGCCAGGAATCGGCGGCTTAACTGGATGAGCTCCTGGTGAAAGCAGAAGAATATCGTAGGATTCATCATAAGATTCGTCAGTTTTCAGATTTTTTACGGTGACCTTCTTTTTTGATGGATCTATTTTTATAACCTCGCTGAAAACTCGAATGTCCATATGAAACTTTTGAGACATCCCTTCTACGGTTTGAACCAGTAAAGCATCCCTTTCTTCGATAATATTTCCGATATAGTATGGCAGCCCACAGTTTGCGAAAGAAATATATTCTCCTTTTTCAAATAAAACAATTTCTGCGTTTTCATCCATTCTTCTCAGTCGAGCGGCAGCAGAAGCACCACCAGCAACGCCACCAACGATAACAATTTTTTTACTCATTAGAGATCCCTCCTTATATTAATTAAAGAATATAGATTCATTTATTCTAGAAAAAATGAAAAGACGATTTGTTTATTGCGCCGAAGAATCAATGAATCTAAAACTTAATTGTTATAACGTTATATTCGAATAAAACGATTTAACCATTAAACTAGAATAATAAAAATCCTTATTCTAGATAAAATCAAGTCCTAGTTGGATTAAGATATGAAAATGAAATTAAAGAAAATAGAAATTTATTGAGGAAATAGTGCTGAGATAATAGGCTCTACTTTTGGGTGAATGACTTTGTAGACGATTTCCAATCCATTTCTTTCTCCTTCGATAATTCCAGAGCTTTTTAATTTAGATAAATGCTGTGAAATCGTAGATTGAGGCATATTTAAACAGTTTTGTATATTTGAAACATTACATCCGCCGCAGGCGAGAAGTCCTTTTACGATACATAGTCTGACGGGGTGAGCAAGGGCTTTTAATATTTCTGCATTTTCATCAAATATTTTATCGTTTAAAAAAATATCCATTCAAATCCTCCTTGTTGATTAATTTTCCTTTTGTAGGCCAATCCATAATATCATTGGAGTAAAAATTTTGAATATGCGCTAAAGAAAATATCTTAATATTATAATAATACGATATTAAAGAATGGGTGTCAAGTAATGGCATAAAAAAGAAAGGGAAAATTCCCTTTCTTTGAACCAACCTTATATCGTGCTCAATAGGCGCTTCATTTCATTTACGTTATTTTCAAGACTTTCATCTACCTTATAAGCCCTGTCCACATGACTAATAAGTTTCTCGTGCATATTTGCTAATATGTAATCTGAAACCTCTGTCTGATTTAAAATATCCCCAATGTATTTCTTTTGATTGGTGATCGTCGTGGTTACTGCCTGTACCTCATGCTCTACTGACTTAAAACCTTGAGCCATTTCCTGTATTTTATCGTTCACCACATTACCCATATGAATCCCTTCGATGATTGCCTTCGTACTTTTTGAATTATTTTCAATAGCGATTTTGATTTCATTTTGTATGTTTGTGATTAACGCTTGAATTGTAGCGGTGCTAGAATTGGTCATTTCTGATAATTTTCGAACCTCATTGGCAACTACAGCGAAGCCTTTCCCATGCTCTCCAGCTCTTGCAGCCTCAATTGCGGCGTTTAAAGCTAGTAAATTTGTCTGTTTCGCTATGTCTGTAATCGCTTTTATGATATTTGTTATTTCATCAGATCGTTCATTTAAATGCATCATAGAATTTGAGGAATGTTTCGATTGCATTTGAAGATCATTCATAACAGTGGATAGGCTATTGGCTGCTTCTAATCCCTCTAATGATTTTGCTACAGAATCCTTAGAAATTGTATTGAGATTTTGGCTTCGTTCTGATAAATAAACTGCCAAATCATTGGAATCGTTTGAAAGCTGCTTTACTTTTTCCATGGTGCTTTTCATTTCATCTGCAAGTGCAGCCAATTCATCGTGTTGTTCATTCACTAAGCCATGCTTATGAATAATGGATCCCATTTTCTCGTAAATGCTTTTAATGTGGTTTTTCAGTTGATCTGCTTCAACTGTAGATTCATGGGCCGCAAGAGATGCAGCACTTATTTCTTGCTGAGCTTGTTTTTTTGAATGCCGTTTTTCGAATATCATAAGATCCTCCTCTATATAGGTTAATCAGCGTTTTTAAAGAAACTCAGCATCATTTACTTATTCTTTAAAAACTGTATGAAATGAGCATAGTTTGTACTAGGATATCCCCTCAAATAATATAATATCATAGATTTTGTCAATCGAATAATATATTATGGAAATTTCGACCACAATATAGTAAGATGGAAGGTGTAAAATATATGAAAAATTATGATGGCATGAAGGGAGAATGTACATATGCAAAATCCAATCGTTACGATTACAATGGAGAATGGAAAGCAAATGAAAGTGGAGCTTTATCCAGAAATAGCTCCAAATACAGTAAATAACTTTATATCTTTAATAAATAAGGGATATTATAACGGTGTTATTTTTCACAGGGTAATCCCAGGATTTATGATCCAAGGTGGAGACCCAGATGGTACTGGAACTGGTGGACCGGGATACAGTATCAAAGGAGAATTTACTGGAAATGGATTTAAAAATGACCTAAAACACACAAAAGGTGTTTTATCCATGGCTAGAACAGCGGTACCAAATTCAGCCGGTTCACAGTTCTTTATTATGGTTGAAAATTCTCCACATTTAGATGGACAATATGCTTCTTTTGGTAAGGTAATAGAAGGCATTGAAGTAGCGGACGAAATTGTAGCAGTAGAGCGCAACTACATGGATAAGCCATTTGAGCCTCAAAGAATGAAAGAAGTAACCGTTGAAACTTTTGGTGTAGAATATCCAGAACCAGAAAAGATATAATTCAATTGAAGGTCCCTAAGGTTTAGAATACAACTTTAGGGACTTTTTTATAAGAAATAGAGGTCTTCTACGATATAGAATTACCTTATTTAAAAAACGATGACAATCCGTACCATTGCTTCGTGCCGGATGCAAAATAGCTTTATAAAATTTTCAAAGCAGAATGTGAAAGATAGGGCATTCTATATCGTATCAAAGATATCATCAAGGCATATAAAAAAGAGAATAAAATAGATAGACAGATGAGTTTATTTGACTGAAAAAATATTGAATAGAGATAAGAGCAATTGCTTCAAATCTTTCAACAGTCAGCAACTTTAATTACCAGCAGGTTAAAGCGTAAACTAAGAAGTGCTAACACAGAAAAAAGCTATCCTTATGAGATAGCTTTTGGGAGTTGATGATACAGAGCTTTCGGTTAGAAAATTTTTTTACACTGCATATATTCTTCAACAATTCTTAATGCTTCGCCAAATCTTTGATAATGAACGACTTCTCTTTCCCACAGGAACCTTAAAGCATCCTTCATGCCAGGGTCATCTGTTAATTTTAATAGATGCTCATAGGTGGAACGGGCTTTCTGCTCTGCGGCCATATCTTCATGTAAATCGGTGATCGGGTCTGCATGTGCTTGGATGTAGGATGCTGTCCACGGAATACCGTTGGCATCTGCTGGGAATAGAGCACCATTTCGGATGGCATAGTTGGCGCCAAGCCCTGCAGCCTCTAATTCTGCTACAGTAGCATCTTTTGTTAATTGATAGATCATGGTACAAATCATCTCAACGTGAGCAAGCTCTTCAGTACCGATATCAGTTAATAGACCCTTTGCTTCATTGGTAGGGATGGTGTATCGTTGATTTAAATATCTTATGGCTGCGGAAAGCTCTCCATCAGGCCCTCCATACTGGGTCATCAGATATTTAGCCATTCTTAAGTCTTTGCTATAAATTTTAACGGGATATTCTAATTTCTTTTCATAAATCCACATAGAGTAATTTCTCCTTCCATCCTAGAATTTTTCTTCCCATGGCCATGGGCTATCCAACCATCTCCACGAATCACAATTAGGAGAGAAGCCAAAGTTTAAAAGAGGACCGTAAAGCATCTCGTATTGTTGCTTTAACATTGCCAACTGATTTGCATAAGCATTATATTCCATTAGCGCTCTTTGATCGTATCGATGGGTATCTAAATATAGTTGCCATTCTATGGCGGTAAATTCTACTTCTTGGATCTGTCTCATTAGGGTTTGACGATCGTTCATTAGGACTCCTCCTTCCAGTAATTAGCGCTTGGATTATACAGATTCGTTAGCTCAGGAAATATGGTACCCTGCATTAGAGCCTCATCCATAGGAAACGTGTTTGAAGAGGATTGATATGGCACATAAGCATGGGCATATAAAGGGTTCACTGGCATAAATGGCACAGGGTATATCTGACATTGGCCACAGTCTCCATAAGCATAAGGATATGGGTATGAATATTGATAACATCCGTCATAACACAATTTGAACTACCTCCTTAAATTTTACTTCAAAAGTATGATTCTTTTGTCATAATATACTATTCCGATAGCTTAAATAGTGTGAGTTGGTTATTGTTTTAATTTCTGACGATTAAAACAATTTCTCCTTATTTTTTCTTTTTTTAAAATTGTAAATGAATATAGGGAAAATAATTTGATATCACTGTTAGAGAATTGTTTAAATTGGAGAACAGTATGAAGTAAAGACGACACCTTTTAAGTATAAAAAAATTGACTTCTATATAATAAATTAAAAAGAACGCTCTAATAAACTAGTAACTTATTTAGCGCGTTTCAGAGTAAATATTATAAAGCAACTACAGCTTTTCGATTACATAAATAATGTTCATACCACAGTCTAAGGTCCCAGGTAATTTAGTAAATTCAACTTCTTTTTTGATAAGGAGTTCCCAAAATTCCTGATCCTGTTTTGCGCTACATAAGGTTTCCTCTTGTGAATGCATAAATAATCCAGCAGAACTTTTTTCTAGAATCTTTACCTGTTTTCCTTCAAACAAAGCATCCAATTCTTTACTTGTCATCATGTGGGCGTAATGCTTATTCTCCACTGGGTAATGCTCCTCATCTTGTATTCCAGTAGTAAATAGCCATTCTGTTGCATCAATTCCCAACATTCCTTTTTCATATAGAACCCCATTCAGATAATACATGAGTGCACCTATCAGTGACATTGACCCAAGAATCAATTTACCACCAGATTTAAGGATTCTTAGCATTTCGTTGATGGCATTTTCTTCTTTATCAAATAAGTAATTAATAGACCCTCCAATACATACAGCAATATCATAAGTATGGTCTTCGATGTCCTCTAAATTGCTTATGTCTAAAATCATAAAGTTTTTTACTTTATGAATTAATCCTAGTTCCTCCATTTTTCTTTTATTAATTTCAATTTGAATCGGAGATAAATCAGAAGTAACGAGAGACTTGCACATGGTTACAATATCCTTTGTGAATCTTCCTGCACCTGCTCCTAATTCAATAACAACATCTGAATTGGAGATATATCGCTTTAGTATATCGAGATGCACATGATATAATAGTTCTCCTAATCGATCCTTTTCTAGTCGTTCCCATTCATTATTTCCATATTGATCATAGTGAGCTCTTGGAATTTCTGGGTTATACTTCATATTCATCACTCCTAAATTATTAATACTTGCAGTACTTACGTGAAAAATATCGCTAATATCACCATCAATCATCCGCACCACCCCCTAAAGTTCACTTTTGATTTTATGGTACAAAAAAAGCTCTCCTCCTTATAACAGGACGAAAGCCTAAATTTCGTTATACCACCTGATACTACATACCAACATATGTGCTCTTATTAACGGTAGAAAACCGCCAGTACCTACTCAAAATTCGGTCTGAAACTCCAGAGGGATATTCAACATGATCTAGTAAATACTAGGCTTCCACCATTCCCAGCTCGCTGTGATTTTTCAAAAATATTTACTGTCTCTATCATCGTCTATTCTTTATTAAATTGGTAATAGTATACAGTAATTTCTGAAAATTGTAAATAGCACAGCATTAGTTTTATGAAATATTATCCCGTATATAGGAACTAAAGAGTGTGTCCATGTTGAAATAATTTGCACAATGATTAAGTAATCGATAGAATCCATATTTTGTATCAGTGCTCTATAAATTTTTAATGTGAGAAGGAAGTATTGAAAAAAGAAAGAATAATAGGATTATAGACTATTTTACAAAAATAATAAGTAAAATAGTTTTTTGTATACATATTGAAAAAATATATGAATAGTAGGGGGGATAGAAGATGAAATATGAATTACTGAGTAATCTTGAAATTGAAGAATGTAAAACAAGGATGAATAACTCCATTGATTCCAGACTATTTTCTATACTACTCAGCTCATCGGAATGGATTGGAAGAGTAAAAGAGGAAACATTTTGGTTGCAAAAAAGAAATAGGGAATTTCGAAATTCCTTTTCTAAAATTTTTTATGGTAGTTTTCATAAAAATAGGAATGGAACTGTAATTAGGGGAAGCTTTAAAATCCACCGATGTATTAAGATATTCATTGCAGCTTGGATTTCTGGAATCAGTGCAATAACTTTGTCCATAATAGCAGCCTTATTCGATATAAATCAAGTAAATCGAAAGGTTCTTGAAAAGAATTTAATTTGTGGGTTATTCACTGCTATTATTATGCTATTTTTTGGAGTTTTTATTATCAAAGTTGGATCGAGATTAAGCAAAATAGAAGAGAAAAACACTATTAACTTTTTAGAAAAAATTTTAAATGCAAAGCAAATAGATTCTCAATAAAATTGCACGAATTTGTGTTTGTATATGGTAAATTCAATAATATGTATTTAATAAAATAAAAATTATTTTTAATCTATAAATAAAGGCAATTATGCTAAATTAGGAGGAATATGAATTGTATATAGACCATTTATGTAATCATCCAGAACATCTTGAAACCGTTGCTACCTGGATTTATGATGAATTTGTTATAAAAGCTAAAGGAAATTTGAACTTTGAAGAAGTTGTTGAATATTTAAACAAAACAAATAAAGAAAGTTTTCCAATGACATTTGCTGCAATGATTAATAATGAATGTGTAGGGACTGTCTCTATTTTTGCAAATGATTTAAAAACTCAGGACATATTGACTCCATGGTTGGCTTCCTTGTATGTAGGCCCCGAACATAGAGGGAAAGGCATAGGAGAAGTGCTTATTGAGCATGTGCAACATGTAGTGAAGGAACTTGGTTATGAGGCTTTATATTTACGAACAGAGCATACCTCTAAATATTATAGAGGTTTAGGCTGGGAATTTGTATATAAAACAGAAGATGAAAAAGGTCAAGAAACGGAGGTTTTTAAATATAATATAATTTAGAACAATTCTATTTAAATAATCAAAAAGCTAAAGGTATCTTTTTTAGATACCTTTAGCTTTTTTTGTTGGATTAAATCGTGCTTAAAATACTCTTCAGAACTTAGATTGAGAAGTTCATTTAATTTAAATTCAAAAATATTTTCTGTGGAACAATATCAGGAATAATTAAAGCCCTATATTCATATGATTCGTATAGAGATATTACTTGATTGGAGTGATACTGTATTCAATTTTATACTCATTAAAATCATAGAGTTCAATTTCAACTCTAGGATTGTCTTTGTCAACAAAGTCAAATAATAGTACAGGCCTAAGGAGTTTATCGTTGGTTATGATACCACTTTTTTCAATACCATCACAGATACTTTTCGGATAGTTATGCAAGTCTCCCATTCTTTTATCTGGAAAGTAAAGCTTTAAAACGGTAATTAACTGAATATCAAGCTGTGGACCCATGTATTGCTGATTGATATAGCCTGCAATCATATTTTCATAAGCGACATATTTACTATGCTTGCCAGCTCTGGGCATCCAAGCCTGACCGTTGATATTTGTAAGCTTAAAGTTGGATTTGCTCAAGGGACGTCCTGGTATCGTAAATTTTATCATAGTGCACCTCCATTTCTATTGTAGCACAAATTAAGATGCACTTCAGATATCTGGCATAGATTTTTTATAACCAAGAGGAAAGTTTTTCTTACCATATATTCAAAAGAAAGAACTTTACCGTAAATAAGTTTCGAAAAAAGTTCCAATATGGTGATTTTATGGAATCTTTTTTTATAAAGTGCCAATAATTTAGAGGATGGAAAAATTTTATAAAAATATAATTGGGATGTGTTATAATGAAGGAAAAAATTCATGTGATTATAGAATGGTTGGAAGCAGTGCTGATTGCTGTTGTGATTGCTGTGGTAATCGAAAATTTGCTCTTTAGCTTTGCTGTAGTCAATGGACAATCTATGGCGCCTACTTTAGATAGCGAAGACAGGCTCCTAATTGGTAAAGCACCATTTATATACCATCGGTTAAATATTGGAGATTTGGTGATATTCAATCCACCGGATCAATCAAATCAGGATGAAATTTTCATCAAAAGAGTCATAGCAAAAGAAAGCGATCATTTTTATATAGAAGATGGAATCCTATACATCAATGGGGAAAGAAAAGTGGAGAACTATATCTTTGAAGAAGAGTATTTAAAACGAAATTATCAGCTTCTAGAAGGGGTTGTACCGCCAGATGCTGTTTTTGTCATGGGAGACAATCGCAATGACAGCAACGATAGCAGAACCTTCGGTTTTGTTCCGAAGGATAAAATCAAAGGAAAGGTGCTATTTAAGGTTTGGCCATTGGATGAAGTAAAGGCCTTTATTTCATCCAAGTAAGGGAGGAAATAAGGTGAATTTAAAGGAAAAGATCGTACAATACTCAAAATCAATAGGAATCGATTTAATTGGATTTACAGATGCAGGTCCGTTTGATGATTTGAGGCAAATCCTTTTAGATCGTAAAATCAATGGAAAATTATCTGGTTTTGAGGAAGAGGATATCCAACTAAGAGTTGATCCGAGAAAAACCTTGGACACTGCAAAATCTATTATCGTGATTGCTATGTCCTATTATGTAGGAGCAGATCAACTACCATGCAGTGAAAAGCCTAAGTTTTATGGGGAACTAGCCCGAACAGCTTGGGGAAAAGATTATCATTTGGTTTTAAAGGAAAAGCTAAATCAATTGGCTGATTTTATAAAAAATGAAGAGGAAGACTTTCAATATAAAGCTTTTGTAGATACAGGCCCCTTAGTGGATCGATATGTAGCCAATCGTAGCGGCATTGGTTTTTATGGGTATAATTCTGCAATCATCAACAAAACGTATGGATCTTGGATATTTATTGGATATATGATCAATAATATGGCTTTTGAAGAGGACAAGTCCTTAGAAAATGTTCATTGTTATGGCTGTAATCTATGTATTGAACAGTGCCCCACATCTGCTATCGAAGGTCCCTACCAATTCGATGCAAACAAATGCTTATCCAACATTCTTCAGCAAAAAAGAGACATTGCTGAAGATGTGCGCCTGCTCATCGGTAAGAAAATTTATGGATGTGACATTTGCCAAAATGTTTGCCCTCATAACAAAGGGATCAAAGAAATGACGACGAAAGAATTTATGCCAAAGAACCCTTCTCATTGTGTAGACTTAATAGAGCTACTTCATATTTCCAATAAAGAATATAACGAGATCTTTAAGGGAAACGCTTCCGGCTGGCGAGGGAAAAAAACTTTGCAAAGAAATGCAATTATTGCCTTGGGGAATTATAAGGATGAAAATCCATGGCCTCATTTAATTCCCATGCTGAAGGATGAAAGACCGGATATTAGAAAAATAACCATAGAAACATTATATAGCATCCATCCCCAAAAAACTGTACAGCTGATTTCTTCAATGAAGGGGAATGAAAAAGATCAGGAAGTTCTTATGACGATTCACAAGTATTTGGATAATTATAAAAATAAATAGTGTAGGAAAGCACCTCTCCCGAATAGGATGATATAGAAGTGATTCACTAAAGGAGGGAGAATAGTGCATAAAGATTATAGATTACCCTATATAAAATTAAAAAAACAGTGCGACATCAGTAAGTTCGACTTTGAAACCACGGAAGAAATACCTTGCTTAATCGGTATCATGGGTCAGGAAAGAGCAGAAGAAGCAATGAACTTTGGTCTTGGAGTAGAGCATCCAAGCTATAATATCTATATTAGCGGTGGAAATGGTACTGGAAGAACCAGCTATGCAAAGAAGGTTGTAGAGTCTTGGGCGAAAAATAGGGCCATACCCGATGATTGGTGTTATGTATATAGCTTCCAGTCTAGGGGTGAGGTAGAGGCATTGAATCTGCCAGCAGGTATGGGAAAAATTTTTAAAAAAGATATGGAAGATTTAGTTGATGAACTATTAATCCAAGTTCCTAGGGTTTTTCACAGTATGGATTATGAACGACAGAGAAATGAGATTATAAAGGAATACCAAGAGAAAAAGAATAAGCTTATTCAAGATTTATCCGATTATGCCAAGGAGAAAAAATTCATCTTTAAAAATACAAATAATGGCTTTGTATTCATTCCGATATATGAAGATGAGGAACTATCGGAGGAACAGGTTGCAGAACTGGATAAGGAAATTAAGGATGCGATCGAAATGCAGCTCAATGAGCTACATGAGGCCACTTTGGAGTTATTAAGTAATGCAAAAAAGCTGGAGAGGGCAGCAAAAAAGAAATTATTGCAATTAGAGCTTAGAGTCGGTTTATATATTGTAAAACCATTGATGAACGACCTATTTAATAAATATAAAGAGTGTGAAAATATATGTGATTACCTGAAAAAAGTTGAAAGTGATATTATTGAAAATATATTTTACTTTTATTCTGAAGATGTAGAAGAAGAGGAGGATATGGTCAATATTCGCTCTTTGGAAAATGAAGATGCTCTGAAGAAATATAAAGTGAATTTAATGATAGATAATAGCAATACCAAAGGGGCACCAGCGATCATGGAATTTAACCCGACGTTAAATAATCTAGTCGGCAGAATTGAATATGAAAACATTAATGGCAATCTTAGAACGGATTTTCTGCTGGTGAAACCAGGTGCCATCCATACTGCCAATGGTGGGTACTTAATCATTCATGCAAAGCAGCTTCTAAGCAACCCATACGCTTGGGAAGCTTTAAAGAGAACACTACAAACTGGAGAGGTTGCCGTTGAAAGTATCAATAGTCATTTGGGAATCGGCGAAGTCTCTTCAATGAAATTGGAGCCGATCCCGATCAAAATCAAGGTGATTTTAATCGGAAGCAGCTATTTATATTACCTGCTCCACGAATATGACGAAGAATTTGCAAAGTATTTTAAGATATTGGTGGATTTTAACGAGGATATGGAACGAAATGAAGAAAATGAAAGAAAGATTATCAGTTTTATCAGTTGCTATACGAAACAGGAGAATTTTCTACACTTTGATAAATCTGCGGTAGCTGAGTTGATGGAATATAGCTCAAGATTAATCGGTAATCAAAATCGTTTATCGGCAAGGTTTAATAAAATTATTGAGATTATCATTGAAGCAAACCAGTGGGCAAAGTTAGAGAAGTCGCCAATCATATCAGGAGATCATGTGCAATACGCAATTCGTAAAAAAATGAATCGACTGAACCGATACGAGGAAAAAATTCTAAAATCCTTTGCAGAAGGCAAAATATTGATGGATGTTAGTGGACGTAAGGTGGGTGTAATCAATGGCCTATCTGTAATTACCATCGGAGAATACCTCTTTGGTAATCCAAGTGTTATTACGACGGCTGTCAGTAAAGGCAAGGGAAATATTATCAACATTGAGAGAGAGGCAAACTTGAGCGGTGATATTTATGATAAAGGCGTGTTGATTCTAACGGGATTTTTATTAGAAAAATTTGCCCAAGACCAAGACTTAAACCTAAGGGCACAAATCTGTTTTGAACAATCCTACGGTGGCGTAGATGGTGATAGTGCCTCCAGTGCAGAACTTTATTGCTTGCTGTCAAGTATGGGGAAAATCCCAATTAAACAAAATATTGCCGTAACT
Above is a genomic segment from Alkaliphilus oremlandii OhILAs containing:
- a CDS encoding GNAT family N-acetyltransferase, with amino-acid sequence MYIDHLCNHPEHLETVATWIYDEFVIKAKGNLNFEEVVEYLNKTNKESFPMTFAAMINNECVGTVSIFANDLKTQDILTPWLASLYVGPEHRGKGIGEVLIEHVQHVVKELGYEALYLRTEHTSKYYRGLGWEFVYKTEDEKGQETEVFKYNII
- the lepB gene encoding signal peptidase I, which translates into the protein MKEKIHVIIEWLEAVLIAVVIAVVIENLLFSFAVVNGQSMAPTLDSEDRLLIGKAPFIYHRLNIGDLVIFNPPDQSNQDEIFIKRVIAKESDHFYIEDGILYINGERKVENYIFEEEYLKRNYQLLEGVVPPDAVFVMGDNRNDSNDSRTFGFVPKDKIKGKVLFKVWPLDEVKAFISSK
- a CDS encoding Lon protease family protein, producing MHKDYRLPYIKLKKQCDISKFDFETTEEIPCLIGIMGQERAEEAMNFGLGVEHPSYNIYISGGNGTGRTSYAKKVVESWAKNRAIPDDWCYVYSFQSRGEVEALNLPAGMGKIFKKDMEDLVDELLIQVPRVFHSMDYERQRNEIIKEYQEKKNKLIQDLSDYAKEKKFIFKNTNNGFVFIPIYEDEELSEEQVAELDKEIKDAIEMQLNELHEATLELLSNAKKLERAAKKKLLQLELRVGLYIVKPLMNDLFNKYKECENICDYLKKVESDIIENIFYFYSEDVEEEEDMVNIRSLENEDALKKYKVNLMIDNSNTKGAPAIMEFNPTLNNLVGRIEYENINGNLRTDFLLVKPGAIHTANGGYLIIHAKQLLSNPYAWEALKRTLQTGEVAVESINSHLGIGEVSSMKLEPIPIKIKVILIGSSYLYYLLHEYDEEFAKYFKILVDFNEDMERNEENERKIISFISCYTKQENFLHFDKSAVAELMEYSSRLIGNQNRLSARFNKIIEIIIEANQWAKLEKSPIISGDHVQYAIRKKMNRLNRYEEKILKSFAEGKILMDVSGRKVGVINGLSVITIGEYLFGNPSVITTAVSKGKGNIINIEREANLSGDIYDKGVLILTGFLLEKFAQDQDLNLRAQICFEQSYGGVDGDSASSAELYCLLSSMGKIPIKQNIAVTGSVNQKGFIQPVGGVTEKIEGFFNICTRKGLTGDQGVIIPYQNIEDLMLRDEVIEAVKNNQFHIYAVGHIDEGIQILTDQKAEEVYKIIEERLKLLEDVNNK
- a CDS encoding RusA family crossover junction endodeoxyribonuclease, with translation MIKFTIPGRPLSKSNFKLTNINGQAWMPRAGKHSKYVAYENMIAGYINQQYMGPQLDIQLITVLKLYFPDKRMGDLHNYPKSICDGIEKSGIITNDKLLRPVLLFDFVDKDNPRVEIELYDFNEYKIEYSITPIK
- a CDS encoding class I SAM-dependent methyltransferase, whose protein sequence is MIDGDISDIFHVSTASINNLGVMNMKYNPEIPRAHYDQYGNNEWERLEKDRLGELLYHVHLDILKRYISNSDVVIELGAGAGRFTKDIVTMCKSLVTSDLSPIQIEINKRKMEELGLIHKVKNFMILDISNLEDIEDHTYDIAVCIGGSINYLFDKEENAINEMLRILKSGGKLILGSMSLIGALMYYLNGVLYEKGMLGIDATEWLFTTGIQDEEHYPVENKHYAHMMTSKELDALFEGKQVKILEKSSAGLFMHSQEETLCSAKQDQEFWELLIKKEVEFTKLPGTLDCGMNIIYVIEKL
- the queG gene encoding tRNA epoxyqueuosine(34) reductase QueG produces the protein MNLKEKIVQYSKSIGIDLIGFTDAGPFDDLRQILLDRKINGKLSGFEEEDIQLRVDPRKTLDTAKSIIVIAMSYYVGADQLPCSEKPKFYGELARTAWGKDYHLVLKEKLNQLADFIKNEEEDFQYKAFVDTGPLVDRYVANRSGIGFYGYNSAIINKTYGSWIFIGYMINNMAFEEDKSLENVHCYGCNLCIEQCPTSAIEGPYQFDANKCLSNILQQKRDIAEDVRLLIGKKIYGCDICQNVCPHNKGIKEMTTKEFMPKNPSHCVDLIELLHISNKEYNEIFKGNASGWRGKKTLQRNAIIALGNYKDENPWPHLIPMLKDERPDIRKITIETLYSIHPQKTVQLISSMKGNEKDQEVLMTIHKYLDNYKNK